In Apostichopus japonicus isolate 1M-3 chromosome 3, ASM3797524v1, whole genome shotgun sequence, a single genomic region encodes these proteins:
- the LOC139965363 gene encoding beta-catenin-like protein 1, protein MDVGELLSFQPGKPNLKRRGDDRDESDILDGVKAKRERSRGKEQQKVENTSSLTEEQQLEIAKMMEQEPVGPSLDDAALRKMILNFEKKVFRNQEMRIKFADQPEKFMDSELELNDAIQELHVIATIPEMYHHLVELNAVKSFIQLVSHENVDISIAVVDLLQELTDVDILTENEEDAGILIDALLEEQVVATLITNLERLDDNVKEEANGMHNTLGITENILELAPDSCAEVAQQNLMQWLLKKLKPKVQFTPNKLYASEILAILLQSTDSCRSLLGDMDGIDALLQQLAVFKRQDPTSTEEFEMMENIFNCMCSALLFPANKGKFLKGEGLQLMNLMLREKKQSRFSALKVMNHAVTGPNAVDNCMKFIEILGLRNIFPLFMKTPKKQKKGPSEMEHEEHICAIIAALLRNCSGTHRQRLVGKFQETDHAKVDRLIELHFKYTERVQVVDNRIEKEKQARLREGDIIDDNQEDDYYMRRLDAGLFTLQLVDFIILELCCNSGINSIRDRVMKLLNMRGGSVSSIRGIVREYAGSIGDANSEEEGEQERVNLMELVEKAQELVGLFVQSMFHKR, encoded by the exons ATGGATGTTGGCGAGCTTTTATCGTTTCAG CCTGGGAAGCCAAACTTAAAGAGGAGAGGAGACGATCGTGATGAAAGTGATATCTTAGATGGAGTGAAAGCAAAGAGAGAAAGATCCAGAGGTAAAGAGCAGCAGAAGGTGGAAAACACCAGCAGCTTGACAGAAGAGCAACAACTTGAAATTGCTAAGATGATGGAGCAAGAACCAGTG GGTCCCTCCCTAGATGATGCTGCCTTAAGGAAAATGATTCTCAACTTTGAGAAGAAAGTTTTCAGGAACCAAGAAATGAGAATAAAATTTGCTGATCAACCTGAAAA GTTTATGGATTCTGAACTTGAGTTGAATGATGCTATTCAGGAGCTGCATGTGATCGCCACCATCCCTGAAATGTATCACCACCTGGTAGAACTGAACGCTGTCAAGTCGTTCATCCAGCTGGTTAGCCACGAGAATGTGGACATATCCATAGCAGTAGTAGATCTCCTTCAGGAGCTGACAGACGTGGATATCCTGACGGAGAACGAGGAAGACGCTGGAATTCTCATCGATGCTCTG CTGGAGGAGCAGGTTGTTGCAACTCTTATCACAAATCTGGAACGGCTGGATGATAATGTCAAGGAGGAAGCTAATGGGATGCACAACACACTCG GAATTACTGAGAACATTCTGGAGCTTGCTCCTGATTCATGTGCAGAAGTAGCTCAGCAGAATCTAATGCAGTGGCTCCTGAAGAAACTGAAACCAAAAGTACAGTTCACACCAAATAAACTCTACGCCAGCGAAATCCTGGCCATTCTTCTGCAGAGCACAGACA GCTGTAGGTCACTGCTGGGTGATATGGATGGTATAGATGCATTGTTACAACAACTTGCT GTCTTTAAGAGGCAAGACCCAACCAGTACCGAGGAGTTTGAGATGATGGAGAATATCTTCAACTGCATGTGCTCTGCTCTTCTCTTTCCTGCTAATAAAGGCAAATTTTTGAAAGGGGAAGGACTTCAACTTATGAACCTGATGCTCAG GGAGAAGAAACAGTCCAGGTTTAGCGCACTTAAAGTCATGAACCACGCAGTCACAGGGCCTAATGCTGTCGACAATTGTATGAAGTTCATCGAAATTCTCGGTTTGCGCAACATCTTCCCCCTGTTCATGAAAACTCCCAAGAAACAGAAGAAAGGGCCATCAGAAATGGAACATGAAG AGCACATCTGTGCCATTATCGCCGCACTTCTTCGTAACTGTTCCGGGACTCACCGACAGAGGCTGGTAGGGAAGTTTCAAGAGACGGATCATGCCAAGGTGGATAGGCTGATTGAGCTTCACTTCAAATACACAGAAAGGGTACAGGTGGTGGATAATAGgatagagaaagagaaacag GCGAGGTTACGAGAGGGCGACATCATTGACGATAATCAGGAAGATGACTACTACATGAGGCGGCTGGATGCAGGACTCTTTACTCTGCAACTGGTGGACTTCATCATCCTGGAACTCTGCTGTAACTCTGGGATAAACAGTATCAGAGACAGAGTGATGAAGTTGCTGAACATGAGAGGAGGGTCAGTCAGCTCCATAAGAGGAATCGTTAGAG